The region ACGGCTTACACTGTAAGCGTCGGTATGCACACTCATGCCGGTGCCAAGCACTATTTCGCGCGCAATATTCGGCGCTTCGGGCATTTGAACCACCTGGCCAAAAACCAGTTGTTCAATCACTTCGGGGGGAATTTCGCTGCGTGCCAGCATCTCTCCCACCACCATTTTGCCAAGATCGATGGCCGGCACGCCGTGGAAGACGGTCGCCTGGCGGGCAAAAGGGGTACGTAACCCACTGACAATGGCAATGCGGTCGCCCTGGCGGGTGACAAGCGGTAATGCCTTCATAACACTCCCCTGTTAACAGCGTAATGCATTAAGTGGTCTGACCTGATAACAGTCTTAACCAATTTTTTACATTTAGCCAATGGGAGGGAGAAAAAAATGGGAGCTAAGGCACAGAGATACTTAACAAAACGCCCCCGCTGGACGGGAGCGTTGGCGGGATAATTAACGCAGACCGAGCTGGAAAATCAGCGTTTCGGCTTCGCAAGCGAAGACAAAATCGATATCCAGGCGCACACCGTCTGCCACTTCCGTGAACGTGGAAGTGATTTGGCAAGGATCGGATTCCACGCTGCGGGCTCTGGCGCTCAGCGCAGCCAGGGTTTCTTCCGCATCGGCGCGTTTAGCGAACACGCGGCTGTAAGAGGCGGTGCAGTCGGAGTTGTCCATAATGGTGCCAACATCCATACAGCAGCAAACCGGGGTTTCATCAGCACTGCATTTACTCATGGTAGATTTCCTCTGAATTCGCACCCAAGGTGCCAGATAAACGTTGCGCATATTTTACGCCGCGAGGGAATGTGGCTCCAGTCGTTAATTCCGCAAGCGGTGATAAGTGACCGAAATCACACTTAAAAATGATCTAAAACAAAAATCATCTAATCGACTGATTAACACCGGGGGCAATTTTGCTGCGCAGATCCCGTTTCGAAGATCACAATTGAAAAATCTTATATACATACTTGCAACATTTCCTCTGGTCAGACCTATACTCTCGCCACTGGTCTGATTTCTCAGATGTACCTCAGACCCTACACTTCGCGCTCCTGTTACCCCGCGTAACAAAGTTTGTATAAAAATAAATCGATTTCGAATGAGGTTATGGTCATGAGCCAGAAAACCCGGTTTACCAAGTCTGCGTTGGCAGTCGCAGTGGCAATCGTTTCTACCCAGGCCTGGTCCGCAGGCTTTCAACTCAACGAGTTTTCATCCTCTGGCCTTGGCCGGGCTTATTCCGGTGAAGGCGCCATTGCTGATGACGCAGGCAGCGTCAGCCGCAACCCGGCGCTGATCACCATGTTCGATCGCCCAACCTTCTCTGGTGGTGCGGTGTTTGTCGATCCGGATGTTAACGTAAAAGGCCGTTCTGCCATTGGTAACAATGCCAGCCAGGACAACATCGCCCCGACCGCGTGGATCCCGAACCTGCACTTCGTGGCACCGATTAACGATCAATTTGGCTGGGGCGCGTCCGTGACCTCTAACTACGGGCTGGCCACCGAGTTCAACAACAGCTATGCAGCCGGTTCAATGGGCGGTAAAACCGATCTCGAAACGCTGAACCTCAACCTGAGCGGTGCGTATCGTCTGGATAGCCACTGGAGCTTCGGCCTCGGTTTCGATGCCGTTTATGCACGTGCGAAAGTGGAGCGCTACGCGGGTGACCTGCCGCAAATCATCGGCGCAGGTCTGCCAGGGCTGGTGCAATCGGGTCGCCTGTCACCACAAGATGCACAGCGACTCGCCGCGCAGGCTGGTGGTATTAGCCGCGATACGCAAATCGCCCATCTGAAAGGCGATGAGTGGGGCTTTGGCTGGAATGCCGGTATTCTCTACGAGCTGGATAAAAACAACCGCTACGCTTTCACCTATCGTTCTGAAGTCAAAGTCGACTTCGACGGCGATTATAAGAGCAGCCTGCCCGCAGCGCTGAACCCGATCAATGCGGCGCTAAATCTTAACTTGCCATACGGTACTGGCGGTGCCACCACCAACGGTTCGCTCTCATTGCACCTGCCGGAAATGTGGGAAGTGTCGGGTTATAACCGTGTTGACCCGCAGTGGGCCATTCACTACAGCCTGACTTACACCAGCTGGAGCCAGTTCCAGGAGCTGAAAGCGACCGGCGACAACGGCCAGACGCTGTTCTATAAAGATGAAAGCTTTAAAGACGCCTACCGTATCGCGCTGGGTACTACCTATTATATGGATGATAACTGGACCTTCCGCGCCGGTATCGCCTTCGATGACAGCCCGGTTCCGGCAGACAAACGCTCCATCTCCATCCCGGATCAGGATCGCCTCTGGCTGAGCACCGGTGCGACCTATGCATTTAATAAAGATGCGTCCGTCGACGTCGGCGTTTCTTATATGCACGGTCAGAAAGTGAAATTCACCGAAGGCCCGTATACCTTCAGCTCTGAAGGTCGTGCATGGCTGTACGGCGCGAACTTCAACTACGCGTTCTGATAAACCATCAGGCATAAAAAAAGGTGAGCGCCGTGCTCACCTTTTTTATTTGCTGGGCTGGGTTTATTGCGAGTCGATATCTTTCAAATCGCCCTCTATCGCCTGCGCGTTCGGGTTTTCCTGCGGTTTCAGCTTACCGCCGTTGGCGATAAAATCGTGGCGCTGGAAGTAGGCTTCACGCACCAGAATGTACGGATCGGAAGACTGGCGCAGCAGGCCGTCTGAATCCAGCAGTTGCGCGCGCGATTCAATGCCTTCAACCGTCCATTTGCCCACCGACAGCGGCCATGTCAGCCACGACAGCACCGGATAGAGCGTATCGGCCATATCACCACCGTCTTCACGCAGCGTGAAACTGCCATAGAACGGCAGTTGCATATAAGGGCCGTAACCCATGCCGTAATGCCCCAGCGTGCTACCAAAACGGTGCGGTTCAACGCGCTGCAATTTCGGGTTCGCAGCACCCGCGACATCCATCAAGCCGCCCATCCCCAGCAGGGTGTTCAGGAAGAAGCGTGTAAAGTGAACCATCCCCTGGTACGGATCGCCTTGTAAGAAGAAGTTCACCATCACCGCCGGTTCTTCAAGGTTGCTGGTGAAGTTGCTCAGACCATTACGCGCTGGCTGCGGCACATAATCACGCCAGACAACGGCAACGGGTCTGACAACATACGGATCCAGCACATTGAAGTTGAAGCTGTACATGGTGCGGTTGAACCCTTCCAGCGGGTCTGAACGTCCCTGCGAATCTTTACCGGAACTGGCACAACCGACCAGCACAGTGGTAGCCAGCGCAAGCGCCGACAGGCGGAATTTCATAGGTGTCTCCCTGAAGAAAATGGTCATCGCTGAATGCCATTTTGAATAACGCAAACGCGGAAATCCGTTTTGCGCAGACAATGCGCAACGCATTGTATCAGCACATATTCTGATGTCCACGTAGCGAACAAAGCTCACTCAGCCTAACCGAACTCACCTTTACGGCTCGTTAACAATTCTATACAAACTTCCTCAATATCGTATTGCCATTATTGCTTTTCGCGCAATTTAGGACGATGCCGTCACGGAATAAGCGTGAAAACCGCTACGCTTAAATTTTGCCGCCATCACCAAGCGAGGCCATCGTGGACAATATTAAAGAAGAGAAACTCGACAAACACAGCGATGACTTACAAGTGGAGAGCGACGAGAAGAAGAGTGGGAAGAAAATAGAACTTGATGAAGAACGCCTGCCCTCGCGCGCCATGGCGATTCATGAGCATATTCGCCAGGACGGCGAAAAAGAGCTGGAACGTGACGCGATGGCGCTGTTCTGGTCAGCGATTGCGGCGGGTTTATCGATGAGCGCGTCGCTGCTGGCAAAGGGGATTTTTCACGTACAGCTCGACGGCATTCCCGGCGGTTTCCTGCTGGAGAACCTCGGTTACACCTTTGGCTTTATTATTGTCATTATGGCGCGCCAGCAGTTGTTTACCGAAAACACCGTCACGGCCGTATTACCGGTGATGCAAAAACCCAGTTGGGTTAACTTTGGCCTGATGACGCGCTTATGGAGCGTGGTGTTACTCGGGAACCTGGTTGGTACGGCTATTGCCGCCTGGGCGTTCGAGTATATGCCCATATTCGATGAAGCCACCCGCGATGCTTTTGTCAAAATCGGCATGGAGGTGATGAAGAACACGCCGCTGGAGATGTTCTCCAACGCCATTATCTCCGGCTGGATCATCGCCACCATGGTGTGGATGTTCCCTTCAGCGGGCGCGGCGAAAATTGTGGTGATCATTTTAATGACCTGGCTTATCGCGCTGGCGGATACCACGCATATCGTGGTCGGTGCGGTGGAGATTTTCTATCTGGTGTTTAACGGCACGCTGA is a window of Enterobacter sp. R4-368 DNA encoding:
- a CDS encoding YfcZ/YiiS family protein, with the translated sequence MSKCSADETPVCCCMDVGTIMDNSDCTASYSRVFAKRADAEETLAALSARARSVESDPCQITSTFTEVADGVRLDIDFVFACEAETLIFQLGLR
- the fadL gene encoding long-chain fatty acid transporter FadL, producing MSQKTRFTKSALAVAVAIVSTQAWSAGFQLNEFSSSGLGRAYSGEGAIADDAGSVSRNPALITMFDRPTFSGGAVFVDPDVNVKGRSAIGNNASQDNIAPTAWIPNLHFVAPINDQFGWGASVTSNYGLATEFNNSYAAGSMGGKTDLETLNLNLSGAYRLDSHWSFGLGFDAVYARAKVERYAGDLPQIIGAGLPGLVQSGRLSPQDAQRLAAQAGGISRDTQIAHLKGDEWGFGWNAGILYELDKNNRYAFTYRSEVKVDFDGDYKSSLPAALNPINAALNLNLPYGTGGATTNGSLSLHLPEMWEVSGYNRVDPQWAIHYSLTYTSWSQFQELKATGDNGQTLFYKDESFKDAYRIALGTTYYMDDNWTFRAGIAFDDSPVPADKRSISIPDQDRLWLSTGATYAFNKDASVDVGVSYMHGQKVKFTEGPYTFSSEGRAWLYGANFNYAF
- the mlaA gene encoding phospholipid-binding lipoprotein MlaA; the protein is MKFRLSALALATTVLVGCASSGKDSQGRSDPLEGFNRTMYSFNFNVLDPYVVRPVAVVWRDYVPQPARNGLSNFTSNLEEPAVMVNFFLQGDPYQGMVHFTRFFLNTLLGMGGLMDVAGAANPKLQRVEPHRFGSTLGHYGMGYGPYMQLPFYGSFTLREDGGDMADTLYPVLSWLTWPLSVGKWTVEGIESRAQLLDSDGLLRQSSDPYILVREAYFQRHDFIANGGKLKPQENPNAQAIEGDLKDIDSQ
- a CDS encoding formate/nitrite transporter family protein, with amino-acid sequence MDNIKEEKLDKHSDDLQVESDEKKSGKKIELDEERLPSRAMAIHEHIRQDGEKELERDAMALFWSAIAAGLSMSASLLAKGIFHVQLDGIPGGFLLENLGYTFGFIIVIMARQQLFTENTVTAVLPVMQKPSWVNFGLMTRLWSVVLLGNLVGTAIAAWAFEYMPIFDEATRDAFVKIGMEVMKNTPLEMFSNAIISGWIIATMVWMFPSAGAAKIVVIILMTWLIALADTTHIVVGAVEIFYLVFNGTLNWSEFIWPFALPTLAGNICGGTFIFALLSHAQIRNDMINARKAEAKARADEQKQQRDGAEKGA